A stretch of Ipomoea triloba cultivar NCNSP0323 chromosome 13, ASM357664v1 DNA encodes these proteins:
- the LOC116003002 gene encoding ricin B-like lectin R40C1: MSLVPIDHSEIATIITTDERNYQYHQHRHHHYYHHDQDRQAKPTYQVYCRTDHKYALTIRDNNVILAPSDPSDPRQHWYKEHKFGTQVKDAIGLPSFALVNKATMEAIQHCSGGAQPVQLVKYEANDGVDHSILWSEACIKDDNVEYKAIRMVNNIGMNMDAYGATKERGGVQHGTTIGLWEWNGGDNQRWKIIPF, translated from the coding sequence ATGTCGCTAGTCCCGATTGATCATTCTGAGATCGCCACCATCATCACTACAGATGAACGCAATTACCAGTACCACCAACATCGACACCACCACTACTATCATCACGACCAAGATCGTCAGGCGAAACCTACCTATCAGGTTTATTGCCGAACAGACCACAAATATGCGCTCACCATCCGTGACAACAATGTCATTCTCGCCCCATCCGATCCTTCCGACCCTCGTCAACACTGGTACAAGGAACACAAGTTCGGAACCCAGGTTAAGGATGCAATAGGCTTACCCAGCTTTGCTCTGGTGAACAAAGCCACCATGGAAGCCATCCAGCACTGCAGCGGAGGCGCTCAACCAGTACAGCTAGTGAAGTATGAGGCTAATGATGGTGTCGATCATTCAATATTGTGGAGTGAAGCTTGTATCAAGGATGATAATGTCGAGTATAAAGCAATTAGGATGGTGAACAACATTGGCATGAACATGGATGCATACGGCGCTACCAAAGAACGTGGGGGAGTCCAACATGGGACTACAATTGGTTTGTGGGAATGGAATGGAGGAGACAACCAACGTTGGAAGATCATTCCCTTTTGA
- the LOC116001671 gene encoding ricin B-like lectin R40C1: protein MSLVPIDHSEIATIITTDERSYQYHQHRHHHYYHHDQDRQGKPTYQVYCRADHKYALTIRDNNVILAPSDPSNPRQHWYKEHKFGTQVKDAIGLPSFALVNKATGEAIQHGVAGAQPVKVVKYEANDDGVDHSILWSEACIKDDNGEYKAIRMVNNIGMNMDAYGATKERGGVRDGTAIGLWEWNGGDNQRWKIIPY from the coding sequence ATGTCGCTAGTCCCGATTGATCATTCTGAGATCGCCACCATCATCACTACAGATGAACGCAGTTACCAGTACCACCAACATCGACACCACCACTACTATCATCACGACCAAGATCGTCAGGGGAAACCTACCTATCAGGTTTATTGCCGAGCAGACCACAAATATGCGCTCACCATCCGTGACAACAATGTCATTCTCGCCCCATCCGATCCTTCCAACCCTCGTCAACACTGGTACAAGGAACACAAGTTCGGGACCCAGGTTAAGGATGCAATAGGCTTACCCAGCTTTGCTCTAGTGAACAAAGCTACCGGGGAAGCCATCCAACACGGCGTTGCCGGGGCTCAACCAGTAAAGGTAGTGAAGTATGAGGCTAATGATGATGGGGTTGACCATTCCATATTGTGGAGTGAGGCTTGTATCAAGGATGATAATGGCGAGTATAAAGCAATTAGGATGGTGAACAACATTGGCATGAACATGGATGCATACGGCGCTACCAAAGAACGTGGGGGAGTCCGAGATGGGACTGCCATTGGTCTGTGGGAATGGAACGGAGGAGACAATCAACGTTGGAAGATCATTCCCTATTGA